The Cicer arietinum cultivar CDC Frontier isolate Library 1 chromosome 1, Cicar.CDCFrontier_v2.0, whole genome shotgun sequence genome contains the following window.
TTCTTCTATTATATGCTTACTAAAAATGAGTCTAACATAATGTTGATGAAGATGTACAACCACAAACCTAGAAAATagtaagtatttttttaacattattcTATGTTTGTCCATAATATTGTTAGTTTCTCTATATAAGTATTGACGTGCAAACATATTTAGGgaaaagaaagatgaaattttAACAGTAAAGGAgttattgtttattttagtGAAGTATCCCAATAGGAGGGAAAAAAATATGCTTATGTTTTTGAAAGCCATTTCTTTTGACAAATATAGGCTTAAAAGGAAATTTTAGTAAATGAAAAATACAGATAACATGCATAAGTAGTCCAAATTTACTTTCTTAAATAACCATATATGAATCAATAACAACACTCAAGCAATATATGACACTACCAATATAGAGAGTTGAAGTACCTATGCTAAAGTAATTGTAGAACACGCCTTCATAACATATAACTTTATCAGGCAGTTCTCCCTCAACTTCTAGGACCTGCAAACACAAGGAAGCTCGTGTAATCTTCTACAAAACTATATAAAGTAAAGAAAATTTGAATGTCAAAAACATCGATATTGTTGTGTTCCCAAATCGCTACAATGCACaaaatatagaagaaaaaaaaaaattttaaatgcacaagtactatatttgttatatataattgGTTAAGAAAATGGACAATGCAGTAGGAAAGAAGATCCCTAACTACCCACTAAGCCATGCTCATTCAAAGAAGTGTATTTCTCTGTCCAAACATATTAAGATTGTAACAGAAAATATGATGAATGTAACCCTTTTATCTCTATTCAGTCTATCTATATATAACTGACTCCTCTAAGATGGGTATCAAACTTCCGTCACCCCTACCACATCAGCATTCCATTTATTTCGTTTTCTAATTTTCTCTAACAAATGCCTACATGGTCGACTTGGGGTCCTAACAAATACGAAAACACTCGACATTCTGcatcaacaataaaaatataatataatcacttgtgaaataaatttaataattgatgTATCTAGTCTTTCTAAATATATCacttattttttaagaatattttgaatggttatttttgtaaatacaGTTTGAAAAATGACAATGCAACTCATTAATGGAAAGATAGTACTAGTTCCATAGTGTCTAGTCTCTACAACCAAAAACTATTGCAAGAAGCATATCTAAGAAATGTTGGCTGAAGCCATCCCTAGTGCAATGTACTTGTCCAACTTATTGCCTATCAGAAGTATTCGTTGGATGACTCCTCGAAAAGCTTAGAGTGGTAAAATGCCTACTGTCTTTCATTTGCGAGTATTGAGAGTATTGCATATTATATTACTATAGAAATTAGAAAAAAGTTAGATGATAAATGAGGTGTGCATTCACTATTGGGGTGTGCATAGCCAAATTCATATGCTCATTGAAACATTACATTATGACCTAATTAATTACAACGAAACCCATCTACTTAGTATTATAGTTACTGAAAGTAATACATGGCATAAGAAATTAGACCTCATCAAGAATGAACTCTTCTGTCTGCTTTAGAGAATAAGGTGGTTCCACTATTGTTCCCTCTGGCATACAAAGTGAAACTCGCCAACTGCATAAAAGATTTGCAGCATAAATGTTATACTGAATTGTTTCATAAATTACAACCAACGTTTTAAATTGTTGAAATTGTGTgtcaattacaaaaattataaccaATAACAGGAAATTGTTTTCATGCATGGAATTTATGAAGTGGTTGCACTGAAATTTATACCTATTTTTATAACATTAGGGGTATATTATGGCAACCATAACAAAATCGCACTAAATAAGCACCTAAAAGTGAAAATTCACATATTTATAGAAGTCATGAAATTACCACAAGACATGCAATGTAGAAAACCAAACTCATTTAAACCAGAAATGAATTATCAATAtctgaaattatattttgaaattagttTAATTTGATATCATCAGATCCGATATGCAATAGATTTGAACTGAGGAGCGTTGTGCAAGTATATCTTTTCGTAATCCAATTATAAAAGTTACGATTATTAAATTGGAAAATAATGAGATACATTAATAATCTTTTTAAACCAATAAGGAAACACAAAAGTTGTATTAGTCaagaatataaatttctttatgTATTGAAATCAATTGAATACTTCCTTTgctagaataaaaaaaatgaacttataaGAAGAAGCTTTAACATAATATTGAAGAAATAAATGGCAGCGAGGGATGTTAGTTTTTATCCAACAAAACTCAGCAACATAATACTCAAGTTAATTCAATGTCAATATATAACAGAATGACaagattataaaattaaataggaATTAAAACTAGATACAGAACAACAAACTATTTTTGCCAGTGTCGCATAGCTATTTACAGTCCTTTGTCAAATAAACATTGCACTctgatgatattttaaaaatgtattgcAGAGACACTAAATTTCAGAAGTCTACTACTACacttgaagaagaaaaattataaatatatatacctATCCAAACGACAAATTGGACCAATACTAGCCTTGTGAAGAGTTCTCTTAATAGCCGCTTTCCATGAAAATGGAAATGAACCACCCTTATGATAAAATATCAATAGGAAAATTTAGCATAGTGGACAACATTCATTAAAAACAGTTTTAGGCTTGTGAATTCTTACCCAACAAAAACACCTAGACAGGTCATTGCCTGTGCCAAGTGGTATGATTCCTACTGGAGGAACTGGTTCCCGACCTTGTATGTGAAGTTGTGTGAGACATCCTAATACCCAGCCAACTGAACCATCACCTCCAGCAACCTATAAAGCCAACCATCATTAATCAAAAGTAGCACTTTCTACAATTTCTCTATCAAGAACTTTGCCAGATCCTTAGTTTAGCCAATCATCATTAATCCTTAATTTTTGTAGTTATATTCCTTTTATTTGTGGCTCCGATTTTTGGGGTGAGGTTTCAATGTTTAGGATCTCCTTATGTATCTAACTCTTCTGCACTTTGCGAGGGTGTCTTGTATATGAGTTGGAATATTCTTTGTATtgctattttataaatttttttgtgttgttaaaagaagaaaaatattatgtCCCTAGACTTTTAGGAATGAATTTGGGGTTGGCTTATGGAAACAACAAATACAAATAATCCTTTGAATTCTAAGTTCCTATGTATTTTTCTTAATACATACTTCGACTTGCATGTGAAGTAAAATACATGCTCTACTGTCTCCATGATCGTGAACATACCATTATCCTTAATCTTTCACGTGTTTCTTTGGCACAAGTATCACCATGACCAGCTAATTTCTCCAAGCAACCTAACCCATACTGGAAAAATTCATTAGGATTCACATCTACTAGATCAAAAACCTGCACAGAAAGTTCAAATCAATTTATAACATGAATATAcgcataaaaataatattaaaaaaaaaaaaacaaaaaaaacaaataacaacaTCAATAAGTATCAAAGACAACAAAACTTGATTTATCAAGTGAGAGGATGGTGAAGaataaaattacatatattGTTATTTAGCTCCTATAAAGTTAGATTCAGAGGTTAAGAGAGAGTGCACACTAGAAAAGCAAAGCCTGTAATGATAGTGTTTAACGAATATGGAGTAAAATTGTATTTACGTCCATAGAAGTACAAAAAGGAGGAGAGTAAAGATAATTACAAgaacttaataatttaaatcataaaaatatatgcagaatcaaaacaacaaacaaaaaaacgtATTTATTGTATAACTAATTCCATTacgaagaaaaaagaaattaacaGGTGACCTGTTCCTCACTCATGAGATCCTGGAGCCTCTCCTTAAGAACAGGGCCATGGCGGCCGCCACTGCGAGGATTAATGAAAACAATAATTGGTGTAAGAGGAGCAACAGAACTATCGTATTCTCCGTCACGAATGCAACGTCTCTCGCCAACAGTGGCATCCTGCAAATTGACTGAATCGCGCATTGCGAATCGTAAGTACTGCGGCATTGTGAGGTTCCGTCTGAGCTCCTCCTTATCGACCCGCTGACCAGAGATGCCGCATCCCCTTATTGACTCCACAATTGAGGACCTTACCGCTAATTTGTTTGCATCTCCTATTGTCGAGGATGACGATGATGATGACGGCGAGTTCATCGTTTCACACACCTCCGATCGATTCTTAAAATGTTATCTATGGTATACGATGTACAAAAtgattgattgatttatttgattttttgaaatGAGTAATTATAAAACATGCATACATATACACGTAAATGTGATGATTCCATATATTTGAGGAGATTaagattgaaaaaatataaaaaaagggGAACGATATAGAATTGTTTGGTTTAATAGGATTTATTTCGATTTACATTTCATATATAATAAAGGTGGATCTGCCTTGGCCTTTTACCCTATATTCGTACTCAAAGAAGATGATGCGTTGTTTCTCGTTTTCGTGCAATCTATACATACATTAGAATAAAACAAGATTTATGTAATGACAAGTGTGACATATTTATCACTTAACGATAGTGTTTAAACTAATCTAATATACTCTTTCTATTAGTAGAAACCATgtcattattatttgtttattttttttttattttgtaatttgtttATTTGCTAAATTTTGGGTGATTATCTATTCGGCCTTTTTTCTTCTCTCGCCTTTAATTATCCATTCGGCACCTTTAATTTTCCGAATGATATTGTTTCCATCCAAAGGCAAATGTTGAAGGGTGATTGAGTAATACATATGGTTGAGAAATGTAGTTGCAGTTGAAGTTAAAAAAACTACAGAAGAAGAAGTGGAAGGCAAACATATATAGTAAGGACAATCACATTCCAGAcaaatattaacaatttaaaacttaaatcttatattgaaagaaatattaatgtttaattttatcatttttacaatatttataacCCTATTTACATGttcttttttaaagaatatgcTTGATTTACTTTCTCTCCCATTCGTTCCATCATTAAAGATAAACTTTTTATACATGTGGGCTTATATTCATTGGTTTTGTATCTATTCTTGATGttgttttatcatatttttttgcaatttttaCCATTCATATCAGATATAGATAGTTAAGCTCACATGATTTTACCAGCTATGATATGATTTCACATGTTGAGTTTCTCagcatataatttatttgtgggaatatttattaataatattaagttTAGTACTCCATTCTATAATTAGTAAGATTTTACCTTCTTATCACTTATATTTGAATTAAGTCGATTCTCTATAATAATTATTCCTTTTGTGAATTGTTAATGACAGCATTCAACTAGATGATATCTGTCAGACACCATGTGAAAGTTATGTCTGCAAAACAAGTCGCAAACTATGGGGGTAAGATACTACAAGTTtagacattaaaaataaaattcagtgCAGACATTTAAATGTCTCTCTAAGCTAAAACATGATTGTTGAATTGTATGGTGCTACATATTTCTTCGATTTGTTTATGTTGCTCTAGCTCTGTGTTCAAGctgaacattttttaatttacctACCGCTAAAAAGATTAAGAAATTCCAATTTCtcaattaactaattaaatgtGTTTGGGCTGAATGTTTTGTTGTGTGCCAGAATGAGAATGGCCTTTTGTAGTGCTATGGttaacaatttcttttttaagaaTAGTATCgacttttgaattttgaaaactgtttaaaaatcacaatttatgtcATCGAAAATATTATTGGTTGAGTCACGGACGTCTAGGTCCACTCtttaagattattttattactaattGTGGAAGACAAACTATCagtccccaagataaaacaACTCAGATTCACTGTATAAGAGTTCCACTACACGAAAACCATTTTAGAATTATAGTACTATGTCAactcataaatcaaaaggaCTACGGCACAAAAAAGAAATGGGAGATgtgactaaaaaataaattgaaaagaatAGAGAAAgttcaagagtttgaaattcaTTATATAATCATATAAGCAAACCCACTAATGTTTTCTATCCAATATTAGACTTTAGTATTTATTAAGTTGAAAACTAAtcaaaatatgagtttttttaaTGTGGGACTTTAACAACTTTTAGAATAATACATTAACATTTATTGTTCCAACACTAATTTTATAGAAACTTGAATTTTGATTTACCATTTTcctcatatttatttgattactAATTACTTTTACGTTCCTCTAGTTGTTTATTTATTTCCTTTTCATATCTCTTCCTCATTTcctctattttttatataatttaatatgaaGCACTTATTAATATTAgcaatgaatttttttgaagatggcattaacaattaataattttagtgCTTAAAGAATCTGTAGGATTTATATTGGTATAGAATCACTGCAGAATTGAATCACTAGTTTCATAGTTTGGTGTCATGAATCTATCAGGGACCAGTTCACCCCCAAAAATTCGTCAGTTGTTGAACCATTGCAGAACAGTTGAACATATGAATGAAGCTATTTGGTAGAACCTTTATGTCACTCAATAAAAGGTGAATATTATGTCCTTGAGACTGTTTATCTTACAAAGCTTTTCAAACTGTTATGCGgatatatgatatttttacagccgttctataattaattgtaaagatgcaaatttttaatgtaattcgGAAAGGTATTGAGCCTATGTGTGTTGGCAATAGCACAATAGTTATGTCAAAATTGTACCCTGAATCCTTTATCTAGATATAATTAATGTAGAGGATCTAAGTATAATAAGTCAAGTAGTCACAACATTTATAAAGAAGTCATAAGTTGTAATAGGATATTACAGGATATTATTACAGGTCATCATACCTCGCTAGTGTATTTTAACCTTGTGATATTAAATCGGTTGTTATACATCCAATGTAATAAGTAGAGCTGTAAAAAAAGTCTCCAACTACTAggtagagctgtcaatttgataAGCCCATCAATTATTGGCCCCGGCCCACATATTGAAGGGGccaaaaaattttataattttaaaggcCCCACACACTAAAGtccccctaaaattttgtgggcttagtgGGCCCATAGGCctacttatttataaaaagaattgattttttttcgagaaataaagtttttcgatttttttttataaaaaatttccgattttttttgataaaaaatttctgattttttttggataaaaatttctgattttttttcgataaaaaatttttgattttttttatataaatgatttatcttttaataatttttttctcacaattttttttttaaaaaaagtattttttaattttttttcgaataaaataaatttcaaaagttttttaagaaaaaattctcaaaattaacaaaatattgggggcctaTAAGCCCCCAGAGAGCCCCCTCTCTTAggccccatgaaataatgggcctaaattttacaaaatttaatttgataggGGGCCTAATATTAgacgtttttttaaaaaaaattaatgaggCCTTGGTGTTGGGGgcttttttgacagctctactACTAGGTCcccttaatttttttcttattaaactCGTAATATTAGGCccctataaaataatatttttaaaatcttggcccattatttcatggggcttATAGGTCCCcaatattttgatcatattgagattttttcttgaaaaatttttgaaatttatttttttcgaaaaaagttaaacaatattttttttcgatacaaattttgtgagaaaaataaataaaaaaattgatttcttttctgcaacaaaaaaaatttcggaaaaaaaatttaaatttttttatcggtgaaaaaatcaaaaaatattatttctcgaaaaaaatttaaaatagaaatccATTCGTTTTTGAAAACGTGGTCCTAGGTCCACTAAGCCCCCAAAATTTTAGGGGATGGGGCTTACTTTTTGGtggccttttaaattataaattttttttgcccCTCTAAATATGGGCTGGGGCCAATAATTAGggggcttgtcaaattgacaacTCTACTAATAAGTAATGTGAtggcaaatttgttattatgataaattttgttagatctattctaattgaactgttctaacatgtgtattaaaaaaaaatctacacaaaaaaaagtagtaaatttcttattattataaattttgttaaatcatTTATATTAGATCGTTGTAACAAgtattttatccaaaaaaaaaacccCTAAATTCACCGATAAATTAGAAAACACAAATAAATCTGCGCGAGCTTCATTTTTCTGTGCTAG
Protein-coding sequences here:
- the LOC101494999 gene encoding diacylglycerol kinase 4-like, with the protein product MNSPSSSSSSSTIGDANKLAVRSSIVESIRGCGISGQRVDKEELRRNLTMPQYLRFAMRDSVNLQDATVGERRCIRDGEYDSSVAPLTPIIVFINPRSGGRHGPVLKERLQDLMSEEQVFDLVDVNPNEFFQYGLGCLEKLAGHGDTCAKETRERLRIMVAGGDGSVGWVLGCLTQLHIQGREPVPPVGIIPLGTGNDLSRCFCWGGSFPFSWKAAIKRTLHKASIGPICRLDSWRVSLCMPEGTIVEPPYSLKQTEEFILDEVLEVEGELPDKVICYEGVFYNYFSIGMDAQVAYGFHHLRNEKPYLAQGPIANKIIYSGYTCTQGWFFTPCTNDPGLRGLKNILRMHVKKVNCSEWEIVPVPTSVRAVVALNLHSYGSGRNPWGNLKPEYLEKRGFVEAQVDDGLLEIFGLKQGWHASFVMVELISAKHIAQATAIRLEVRGGEWKDAYMQMDGEPWKQPMSKDFSTFVEIRREPFQSLMISGE